The following are encoded in a window of Arthrobacter sp. NicSoilB4 genomic DNA:
- a CDS encoding cation diffusion facilitator family transporter: MNRPAESVEKHDHAHDHPHDHDHPHDHSHPHTHAMGLKGWLQSVFVPHSHDAADSIDEALEASAQGIRAVKLSLLGLGATALFQLVIVLVSGSVALLADTVHNFSDALTAVPLWIAFLLGRRRATRTYTYGYGRAEDLAGLFIVAMIALSAVVAAVESIRRFFEPQPVSNLGWVLAAGLVGFAGNELVAIYRIRIGRRIGSAALVADGVHARTDGFTSLAVVAGVIGIWLGFPLADPIVGLLISVAIGVLLWGTVRDVGRRLMDGVDPELTERVEALVAEHSRAGGTPRLRWSGHRLQVEITVPIPTDAHLVELASVTSNLESRIRRALPHVGSVTIVPAFAAAEAPHPA, translated from the coding sequence ATGAACCGGCCGGCGGAGTCCGTGGAGAAGCACGATCACGCGCATGACCACCCGCATGACCATGACCACCCGCATGACCACAGCCACCCCCACACCCACGCCATGGGACTGAAAGGGTGGCTGCAGTCCGTCTTTGTCCCGCACTCGCACGACGCCGCCGATTCCATCGACGAGGCCCTCGAAGCCAGTGCGCAGGGTATCCGGGCAGTCAAGCTCTCGCTGCTCGGCCTCGGTGCCACCGCACTGTTCCAGCTGGTGATTGTCCTGGTCAGCGGCTCCGTGGCGCTCCTGGCCGACACCGTGCACAACTTTTCGGATGCCCTGACGGCCGTGCCGCTATGGATTGCGTTCCTGCTGGGCCGCCGCCGGGCCACCCGGACGTACACCTATGGCTACGGCCGGGCTGAGGACCTCGCCGGGCTGTTCATTGTGGCGATGATTGCACTTTCGGCCGTTGTGGCCGCCGTCGAATCCATCCGCCGCTTCTTCGAACCCCAGCCGGTCAGCAACCTGGGCTGGGTGCTCGCCGCCGGCCTGGTGGGCTTCGCCGGCAACGAACTCGTCGCGATTTATCGGATCCGGATCGGCCGGCGGATCGGCTCCGCCGCCCTGGTGGCGGACGGGGTCCACGCCAGGACGGACGGCTTCACGTCGCTCGCCGTCGTGGCCGGCGTGATTGGCATCTGGCTCGGTTTCCCGCTGGCGGACCCGATCGTGGGCCTCCTGATTTCCGTCGCCATTGGCGTCTTGCTCTGGGGTACCGTGCGCGACGTCGGGCGGCGGCTGATGGACGGCGTCGACCCGGAACTGACGGAGCGGGTCGAGGCACTCGTCGCGGAACACTCGAGGGCCGGCGGCACCCCGCGGCTGCGCTGGTCCGGCCACCGGCTGCAGGTTGAGATCACGGTGCCGATCCCGACGGATGCGCACCTGGTTGAGCTCGCGTCGGTGACGTCCAATCTGGAAAGCCGCATCCGGCGGGCCCTGCCGCACGTCGGGTCGGTGACGATTGTGCCCGCCTTCGCCGCGGCCGAGGCGCCCCACCCCGCCTAG
- a CDS encoding metalloregulator ArsR/SmtB family transcription factor translates to MNADMQVEIEGPHVELAVEVFSLLADATRVRLILALGNGELPVNALAERVGKPAAAVSQHLAKMRLGGMVATRQEGTKVYYRLRDSHASQLVMDAIHQAEHALGTAPRHGA, encoded by the coding sequence ATGAATGCAGATATGCAGGTTGAGATTGAGGGCCCGCACGTGGAACTGGCAGTGGAAGTCTTCTCACTGCTGGCCGATGCCACCCGTGTCCGGCTGATTCTGGCGCTGGGGAACGGTGAGCTGCCGGTCAATGCGCTCGCCGAAAGGGTGGGGAAACCAGCTGCCGCAGTGTCGCAGCACCTGGCCAAGATGCGGCTGGGCGGCATGGTCGCCACCCGGCAGGAAGGCACCAAGGTCTATTACCGGCTGAGGGACAGCCACGCCAGCCAGCTCGTCATGGACGCAATCCACCAGGCGGAGCACGCGCTCGGCACAGCCCCACGGCACGGCGCATGA
- a CDS encoding DUF305 domain-containing protein, giving the protein MKKTLTLSAAAVAAAIALAGCSTGPASGGSTMPGMDHSTGHATPGSSAATAAEDHNGSDAMFAQAMIPHHAQAVEMSDMILKKQGIDARVTALATKIKAAQAPEIEKMTGWLKDWNEPTQAPGGHSMTGMMSGDDLTKLDAATGTEAAKLFLSQMVAHHEGAVEMANAEVRSGQNADAVRLGKDIAASQTGEIQEMKNLLAAL; this is encoded by the coding sequence ATGAAGAAGACCCTCACGCTTTCCGCCGCTGCCGTCGCCGCCGCCATTGCACTGGCCGGCTGCTCCACCGGCCCCGCTTCCGGCGGCAGCACTATGCCCGGCATGGACCACAGCACGGGCCATGCCACTCCGGGCTCGAGTGCAGCAACTGCGGCCGAGGACCACAACGGCTCGGACGCGATGTTCGCCCAGGCCATGATTCCGCACCATGCCCAGGCCGTAGAGATGAGCGACATGATCCTGAAGAAGCAGGGCATCGACGCCAGGGTCACCGCGCTGGCAACGAAGATCAAGGCCGCCCAGGCGCCCGAGATCGAAAAGATGACCGGCTGGCTCAAGGACTGGAACGAGCCCACCCAGGCGCCCGGCGGCCACTCAATGACGGGCATGATGAGCGGTGACGACCTCACAAAACTCGACGCAGCCACGGGCACCGAAGCCGCGAAGCTCTTCCTGAGCCAGATGGTTGCGCACCACGAAGGCGCCGTCGAGATGGCGAACGCCGAGGTCCGCTCCGGCCAGAACGCGGACGCTGTCCGGCTGGGCAAGGACATCGCGGCATCCCAGACGGGCGAGATCCAGGAAATGAAAAACCTGCTCGCCGCCCTGTAG
- a CDS encoding GNAT family N-acetyltransferase, translating into MTNWRIRDFHSADLDGILHLWETLKATNVEPVYALSEVLASCEKDHAVVAVLGDQVVGAAVGRAAHDQGWIVFLATLPEYRGRGIGTSLLAAVENRMAPHGLNKLSALMPESETRVEAFLGRGFVLKKNLRYFERRIPVQRQELEPLSLLGGRILARDLWENVAGMRNEKELLERRLVLPLAEADLADEYGVVPPRAVVLFGPPGTGKTTFAKAIASRLEWPFVEVFPSRLASDPKGLAGALRETFLEIAELEHAVVFIDEVEEIASQRSGEPPSPLQGVTNELLKIIPAFREQPGRLLVCATNFIRALDTAFLRHGRFDYVIPIGLPDRQAREAMWQRFIPATVVDDVDVELLVDRTEGFSPADIEFAARSASQRALEKAVYDDGGLASSGNASIREAVRKGPATQDYLDAIADTRTTVSDEVHQQFLEDIDALGRV; encoded by the coding sequence ATGACCAACTGGCGAATCAGGGATTTCCACTCCGCCGATCTTGACGGCATCCTGCACCTCTGGGAAACCCTCAAGGCCACCAACGTCGAACCGGTCTATGCGCTCTCCGAGGTGCTGGCCTCCTGCGAGAAGGACCACGCCGTCGTCGCGGTCCTGGGCGACCAGGTGGTGGGCGCCGCCGTCGGACGTGCCGCCCACGACCAGGGCTGGATCGTTTTCCTGGCCACCCTCCCCGAGTACCGCGGCCGCGGGATCGGCACCTCGCTGCTGGCCGCCGTCGAGAACCGGATGGCGCCGCACGGGCTGAACAAGCTCTCTGCCCTCATGCCGGAATCCGAGACGCGTGTGGAGGCGTTCCTGGGCCGCGGCTTTGTACTGAAGAAGAACCTGCGCTATTTCGAGCGGCGAATCCCGGTGCAGCGCCAGGAACTCGAGCCGCTCAGCCTGCTTGGCGGCCGGATCCTGGCCCGCGATCTCTGGGAAAACGTCGCCGGCATGCGGAACGAGAAGGAGCTCCTGGAGCGCCGCCTGGTCCTGCCCCTGGCCGAGGCCGACCTCGCCGACGAGTACGGTGTGGTGCCGCCGCGCGCCGTCGTGCTCTTCGGTCCGCCCGGCACCGGCAAGACCACCTTCGCGAAAGCCATCGCTTCCCGCCTCGAGTGGCCGTTCGTGGAGGTTTTCCCCTCCCGGCTGGCCTCCGATCCCAAGGGCCTCGCGGGCGCGCTGCGGGAGACTTTCCTGGAGATCGCCGAGCTGGAGCACGCGGTGGTCTTCATCGACGAGGTGGAGGAGATCGCGTCGCAGCGTTCGGGGGAACCGCCGTCGCCGCTGCAGGGCGTCACCAACGAGCTGCTCAAGATCATCCCGGCCTTCCGCGAGCAGCCCGGCCGCCTGCTGGTGTGCGCCACCAACTTCATCCGCGCCCTCGACACCGCGTTCCTGCGCCACGGCCGCTTTGACTATGTCATCCCCATCGGCCTGCCCGACCGCCAGGCCCGCGAAGCCATGTGGCAGCGCTTCATTCCCGCCACGGTCGTGGACGACGTGGACGTGGAGCTGCTGGTGGACCGGACCGAGGGCTTCTCCCCCGCGGACATCGAATTCGCTGCCCGGAGCGCGTCCCAGCGAGCCCTGGAGAAAGCGGTGTACGACGACGGCGGGCTCGCTTCCAGCGGCAACGCCTCCATCCGCGAGGCCGTCCGGAAAGGCCCCGCGACGCAGGACTACCTCGACGCGATCGCGGACACCCGGACGACCGTCAGCGACGAGGTCCACCAGCAGTTCCTCGAGGACATCGACGCCCTGGGCCGGGTGTAA
- a CDS encoding NADP-dependent oxidoreductase, which yields MRAYVLTRYGGPGAMELRDVPAPRPGPGDVRIRVAAAGLNPVDFKLRQGALRPISHFRLPIVAGCELAGTVEAVGPGPSRFAIGDRVYARVDKRRLGAFAELVCVQQELVAAMPASLGFADAAGLPLAGLTALQALRDELAVGPGTRLFISGGAGGVGTLAIQLAKHLGAVVTATASARGEALVRRLGADRVIDYTREDFAGVLRDFDAVLDLVGGATLKKSFRILRPGGRVVSIAGVPEPLTATKDLDAPPWITAVFWVMSLGIRGRARKAKASYRYLFMHPSGDGLRYLAALVDAGQLQPVVDSSYPFARIAEAFAALEQGHAKGKIVVTL from the coding sequence ATGCGTGCCTATGTCCTTACTCGTTACGGCGGGCCGGGCGCCATGGAGCTCCGGGACGTTCCGGCTCCCCGGCCCGGCCCGGGCGATGTCAGGATCAGGGTCGCCGCGGCGGGCCTGAACCCCGTCGACTTCAAGCTCCGTCAGGGCGCGCTCCGTCCCATCAGCCACTTCCGGCTGCCGATCGTCGCTGGCTGTGAACTTGCCGGAACGGTCGAGGCAGTCGGGCCCGGGCCCAGCCGCTTCGCCATCGGGGACCGCGTCTACGCCCGCGTGGACAAGCGCAGGCTGGGTGCCTTCGCCGAGCTGGTGTGCGTGCAGCAGGAATTGGTGGCCGCCATGCCGGCCTCACTTGGCTTCGCCGATGCCGCGGGCCTGCCGCTGGCCGGGCTGACCGCGCTGCAGGCCCTCCGCGACGAACTCGCCGTCGGACCCGGTACCAGGCTCTTCATCTCCGGCGGTGCAGGGGGCGTGGGGACCCTGGCCATCCAGCTCGCCAAGCATTTGGGCGCCGTGGTCACGGCTACGGCCTCGGCCCGAGGGGAGGCCCTGGTGCGGCGGCTGGGCGCGGACCGAGTCATCGACTACACCCGGGAGGACTTCGCCGGGGTGCTGCGCGATTTCGACGCCGTGCTGGACCTGGTAGGCGGCGCAACGCTCAAGAAATCCTTCCGCATCCTCCGTCCGGGCGGGCGGGTGGTCTCCATCGCCGGGGTTCCGGAGCCACTCACCGCGACGAAGGACCTTGACGCGCCGCCTTGGATCACTGCAGTGTTCTGGGTCATGAGCCTGGGCATCCGCGGGCGTGCCCGCAAGGCGAAGGCCAGCTACCGCTACCTGTTTATGCACCCAAGCGGGGACGGCCTGCGCTACCTGGCAGCGCTCGTCGACGCCGGCCAGCTGCAGCCGGTCGTGGACAGTAGCTATCCGTTCGCCCGGATCGCCGAGGCCTTTGCCGCGCTGGAGCAGGGCCACGCCAAGGGCAAGATCGTCGTCACCCTCTGA
- a CDS encoding HD domain-containing protein: MSEPEFIEARSPQPSFTVETAKVLAEVAHNRQKDKLKRPYRDHVIAVGDALADFDDDIRIAGYLHDIAEDTPMTRQALLDMGVSERAVDIIERVTKRLHENPDDYQAGIRYIAEDHDATLVKIADNAHNSLPERVKALAEKWPDKPPVTRYNDARPVLYAAVPVEETRKILARINPWLLEELDDMLDEADDTDYENLSYDDAPAGAGAAAPGGSPADETEPAPD, encoded by the coding sequence ATGTCAGAACCAGAGTTCATCGAAGCGCGCAGCCCGCAGCCGAGTTTTACCGTCGAGACGGCCAAGGTCCTCGCCGAGGTGGCCCACAACCGGCAGAAGGACAAGCTCAAGCGCCCCTACCGTGACCACGTGATCGCCGTCGGGGATGCCCTGGCGGACTTCGACGACGACATCCGGATCGCCGGGTACCTGCACGACATTGCCGAGGACACTCCAATGACCCGGCAGGCGCTGCTGGACATGGGTGTCTCCGAGCGGGCCGTGGACATCATCGAGCGCGTCACCAAGCGCCTGCACGAGAACCCGGACGATTACCAGGCCGGCATCCGCTACATCGCCGAGGACCACGACGCCACCCTGGTGAAGATCGCCGACAACGCGCACAATTCCCTCCCGGAGCGCGTCAAGGCGCTGGCCGAGAAGTGGCCGGACAAGCCGCCGGTCACCCGCTACAACGACGCCCGCCCGGTGCTGTACGCCGCGGTTCCGGTGGAGGAAACCCGGAAGATCCTGGCCCGGATCAACCCGTGGCTGCTGGAGGAACTCGACGACATGCTCGACGAAGCGGACGACACTGACTACGAGAACCTCTCCTACGACGACGCCCCGGCAGGAGCGGGGGCGGCTGCACCCGGCGGGAGTCCTGCCGACGAAACTGAGCCCGCCCCGGACTGA
- the gluQRS gene encoding tRNA glutamyl-Q(34) synthetase GluQRS: MTSAGRFAPSPSGELHVGNLRTAILAWLFARSTGRRFLMRVEDLDRARAGAEAEQLRDLAAVGVTWDGGVVRQTDRGPLYADAIARLEAAGLTYECYCTRREIQEAPSAPHAPQGAYPGTCRDLSAAEREAKRSVRPAAVRLRSAVTEAAVQDVLHGSYTGMVDDFVLRRNDGVTAYNLAVVVDDAAQGIDQVVRGDDLLPSTPRQAYLASLLNMPVPEYAHVPLVLNADGARLAKRDGAVTLTDLAAAGIPADEVRDALLASLGLPDGPLEHALAVFDPAALPRDPWVWPGLGGPHA, from the coding sequence ATGACGTCTGCCGGCCGCTTCGCCCCCAGCCCCTCCGGTGAACTCCATGTCGGCAACCTCCGCACGGCGATCCTCGCCTGGCTCTTCGCCCGGTCCACCGGCCGGCGGTTCCTGATGCGCGTCGAGGACCTGGACCGGGCCCGGGCCGGCGCGGAGGCGGAGCAGCTCCGCGATCTCGCCGCCGTCGGCGTGACGTGGGACGGGGGAGTGGTCCGCCAGACCGACCGCGGACCCCTCTACGCGGACGCGATCGCCCGGCTGGAAGCGGCGGGTCTCACGTACGAGTGCTACTGCACACGGCGCGAAATCCAGGAGGCTCCCTCCGCGCCGCATGCCCCACAGGGGGCTTACCCCGGCACATGCCGCGACCTGTCCGCGGCCGAACGTGAGGCGAAGCGTTCCGTCAGGCCTGCGGCGGTCCGGCTCCGGTCGGCCGTCACGGAGGCGGCGGTGCAGGACGTGCTGCACGGCAGCTACACCGGTATGGTGGATGACTTTGTGCTCCGCCGCAACGACGGCGTGACGGCCTACAACCTCGCCGTAGTCGTGGACGACGCCGCCCAGGGCATCGACCAGGTGGTCCGCGGCGACGACCTGCTGCCCTCCACGCCCCGACAGGCCTACCTTGCCTCCCTCTTGAATATGCCCGTTCCGGAATATGCGCATGTTCCCTTGGTGCTGAACGCCGACGGCGCCCGGCTGGCCAAACGCGACGGTGCCGTCACGCTCACCGACCTCGCGGCGGCCGGGATTCCTGCGGATGAGGTGCGGGACGCGCTGCTCGCCTCCCTGGGGTTGCCCGACGGGCCGCTCGAGCACGCACTTGCTGTGTTCGACCCCGCCGCGCTGCCCCGGGATCCGTGGGTATGGCCCGGGCTGGGCGGGCCGCACGCGTAG
- a CDS encoding Lrp/AsnC family transcriptional regulator: protein MQELDSTDRRILLALDEDPRLPIMVLAQKLGLARGTVQSRLERMTASGALRANSSRVLPSALGRGVAASVSAELDQSHLNEAIAALRNIPEVLECHAPAGETDLLIRVVAKSPDDLYRVSEEIRLCPGIVRTSTSMFLREVIPYRTTGLLGS, encoded by the coding sequence TTGCAGGAACTTGATTCGACGGACCGGCGAATTCTCCTCGCCCTCGACGAAGATCCCCGGCTGCCGATCATGGTGCTGGCCCAGAAACTGGGGCTGGCGCGCGGCACGGTGCAGTCGCGCCTGGAGCGGATGACGGCGTCAGGCGCCCTGCGTGCCAACAGCAGCCGGGTGCTGCCCTCGGCGCTGGGCCGGGGCGTGGCGGCGTCAGTCAGCGCCGAACTGGACCAGAGCCACCTGAATGAGGCGATCGCCGCGCTGCGGAACATCCCGGAGGTCCTCGAGTGCCACGCCCCCGCTGGCGAGACTGACCTGCTCATTCGGGTGGTGGCGAAGAGCCCGGACGATCTGTACCGCGTTTCCGAGGAAATCCGGCTCTGCCCGGGAATTGTGCGGACCTCCACCAGCATGTTCCTCCGCGAGGTCATCCCCTACCGGACCACGGGGCTGCTGGGTTCCTGA
- a CDS encoding Lrp/AsnC family transcriptional regulator, producing the protein MVDHLDRSILRYLKEDGRMTATALAAKVGLTVAPCHRRLRDLEASGVIRGYRADIDPAAVGLGFEAIVFVTLRQVDRATMEIFENRVADNPNIVEAQRLFGSPDYLLKVIAEDLPAYQRFYDSELTSLPGVERLTSTLVMKNLKTNIGPPV; encoded by the coding sequence GTGGTTGACCATTTGGACAGAAGTATTTTGCGCTACCTCAAAGAGGACGGCCGTATGACGGCCACGGCACTCGCCGCCAAGGTGGGATTGACCGTGGCGCCCTGCCACCGGCGGCTCCGCGACCTGGAGGCATCCGGCGTCATCCGCGGCTACCGGGCGGACATCGATCCTGCCGCCGTCGGGCTGGGGTTTGAGGCGATCGTGTTCGTTACGCTGCGCCAGGTGGACCGGGCAACGATGGAGATCTTCGAGAACCGCGTGGCGGACAACCCGAATATCGTGGAGGCACAGCGATTGTTCGGTTCCCCCGACTACTTGCTGAAAGTCATCGCCGAGGACCTGCCCGCCTACCAGCGCTTCTACGACAGCGAGCTGACCTCGCTGCCCGGCGTCGAGCGGCTCACCTCGACCCTGGTGATGAAGAACCTGAAGACCAATATCGGCCCGCCCGTCTAG
- a CDS encoding LysE family translocator, producing MNPQLFVAFLVVAGALACTPGVDWAYSITAGLKQRSFVPAVAGLCGGYVLHTALLVAGLAALLTGIPGVLGWLTVAGAAYLLWLGLTTIRSWRGASFGSAEVRAPANQFRTFLQGMGTSGINPKGLLFYVALVPQFVSPEASLPVPVQSGLLGLTFVLLVAVVYTCVALLARKLLHSRPGAARKVTLSSGIIMVALGAVLLSEQLLPLLGHALSLG from the coding sequence ATGAACCCCCAACTGTTTGTCGCCTTTCTGGTGGTCGCCGGCGCCCTCGCGTGCACGCCGGGGGTGGACTGGGCGTACTCCATCACCGCAGGACTGAAGCAGCGCAGCTTCGTGCCCGCGGTCGCGGGGCTCTGCGGCGGCTACGTGCTGCACACGGCGCTCCTGGTCGCTGGTCTGGCGGCCCTGCTGACAGGCATTCCCGGGGTGCTGGGGTGGCTGACGGTGGCCGGCGCGGCCTACCTTCTCTGGCTCGGACTCACCACCATCCGGTCCTGGCGCGGCGCGAGTTTCGGCAGCGCAGAGGTGCGGGCGCCGGCGAATCAGTTCCGGACGTTCCTGCAGGGCATGGGCACGAGCGGCATCAACCCGAAGGGGTTGCTGTTCTATGTGGCCCTGGTGCCGCAGTTTGTCAGCCCGGAGGCGTCCCTCCCCGTCCCGGTGCAGTCCGGGCTCCTGGGCCTGACGTTTGTCCTGCTGGTTGCCGTGGTCTACACCTGCGTTGCACTGCTGGCCCGCAAACTGCTGCACTCCCGGCCGGGAGCGGCGCGGAAAGTGACGCTTTCCAGCGGCATCATCATGGTCGCGCTCGGCGCCGTCCTGCTGTCGGAGCAGCTGCTGCCGCTCCTGGGCCACGCCCTGTCACTCGGCTGA